The Malus domestica chromosome 17, GDT2T_hap1 genome contains the following window.
ttatttcacagccgcttattctcacagaacagccgcttattctcacagcaattttttttcaaagcacagcaataccaaaccagcccttaaatacctaatatttgaaaatttctccATACTCACTCTCAAAACTAGGATTATTCGGAACAAACCCTACATTTCCTCTCAATTGCATATCCACCGCCTTTCTGTATATCTCCAtcatttacatattttatttcCGTATCCATACGTTTCTGCATACGATCACGATAGCATACCACGCCATCAACTTGCCTTGCCcaccccccctcccccccctaGATTTATTCCtcacatctctctccctctctcttctctgtgAGTCCTCTCACCCCTTTTGTCGGTGTTAACAGATCTTGCATAATACGAGCTCTGTGGCTATCCAACTGTcgctttttcttcatctttcttcCCATTCTCCTTCGAAACCAAGTTAAATTGCATAAGGGTACAATTTATTTTGTGGGTTTTGCTTCAGGATTGGAAAATGTTAAAGCTTTATGTGTTGGGTGCTTTATGGTGGTAGTTGGTGGGCTGCCTTATTGGTATTGCTCAGTGAGTGAGGTTTTGGGAGGATTGCAATCGGAATTGGAGGAGTGCATGAAGGATTTGGTCTTGTGGGTTCTATGCTGGGTGAAGTTGGGATTGACAGTAAGGTGGGATTGTGGGCTTGTCATAAGGAGCAGGGGGAGGTGGGGCAAATGTGGCTGAGTCCTTGTGGGATTTGAGGACCTGGGTTCTTTCtatatttgcttgatctcagCTGGCTAACAGCTTTTCGGCTCAGTTTTTCGAGTTTTCGAGATTTCGAGTTCTGGGTTTGACACAGAAATGCAGCAGGATCACTCCAAGAAGGTGACTTTCAATTGGTTTCTGTTACTTAATCTCTTAATTGTTCCAGTTCTTTGATTTGTTGAAGTAATTATGTATCAATAACTGCAatcttgttttatttattgaaaCTTGATTTGATTCATGTTTGTGAAATTTGGTGCAGTCAAATTGTATTATTCTTTGGTTTGTCCTGAAAGTTGAGATCTTTGTGCaaattgagatttgaattggagTTTTTTGGTCTGCTGATTGAGTGGGACATGTGTATGTTAAGCTAAAAATGTAACATACTTACTGGTTTTTTGATCTTACTTATCTACAAGTAGCAGCTGTttgattcaatttttgttttatgtAAACAGTCATGGACTCATAATGGATAACGGCATAAGTTAATGCGTTCCTTTGAAAGATTACGTTTTCATTCTTATTCTGGTGCTTATGCTTCTCTTTTGAGATCATTATATGCCAATTTCATGGCTCTCTGTCCCTCTATTTCTTGACTAGATTCCTCTCTAATAAAATGATATTTCTCTCCGCGGGGCCTTTTATATATCTCGTTTTTGTGCATCAGTTTTTATTTCTGTCAATTTTCTTTGCCTGGCCCTTTACTGCTAAAACTGCCGGAATGGTTGTAAAAATTTGAGGTATTTGTTGTgctcttttttgttttctgttttattttttttatttttttgttcttttttaaattttcttgaaGTTGACATTTAGGACTTTTAGATATTGTCCTTATATGATTAAACCACAGGGGATTTAGTACGATCTTATAACTCTATCATCATGGTTAGTGTGAATTATCATATAATCTGGAAGTTGGAACATATTAGAAATATTGTAGTGATTGCATCGTATCTTATGATATTTTTAAAACTGTATTATTAAGAGCGACGACGtatgataatatatatatatatatatatatgtatatgtatgtatgtcaaTGTGTGCTATTCTTGTAACTTTGTTTGTCAGTCTGATATCTTTGTGCTCAGACTTGTTGTATAGTTATACAAAAAACTCCTATGCTCATTTTCGTTTAGAATTATATTGTACTCTTTGATCATATGACTTGTTTTTTTGTACTGTATTCTGATTGAATGGAGTCAATGCAACAGAATCAAACAGAGATGGACTTCTTCTCGGATTACGGTGATGCCAATCGGTACAAAATTCAGGAAGTTATCGGGAAGGGAAGCTATGGTGTTGTTTGCTCAGCAATAGACACACATACGGGAGAAAAAGtggcaataaaaaaaatacatgacaTTTTTGAGCATATATCTGATGCCGCTCGTATTCTTCGTGAGATAAAGCTTCTCAGACTTCTACGACATCCCGACATTGTTGAAATTAAGCACATTATGCTACCACCTTCTCGAAGAGACTTTAAAGACATCTATGTTGTTTTTGAGCTCATGGAATCAGATCTTCATCAAGTTATCAAAGCTAATGATGATCTGACACGAGAACACTATCAGTTCTTTCTTTACCAGCTGCTTCGTGCATTGAAGTATATTCACACCGGTACTTCTCACTCTTCTTTGTGTGTATCTGCACATATGTTCTTGAGTTCCGTGGTGTTTCTAGTGGTTGATTGGTCTGTTCTGCATTTTGTTTTGTTAGTGTACTCTTATGATCGGGATTCTCTATTTTTGTTCTCTCTCCTTCCCCTCCTCCGTGTCTTTCATTTTTCTGGTTGGGGAGTGGGGTTGGTGGAGGATGCTGGGATATTTTGGACATATCTGATAATCTAATTTGACTGCAGCAAATGTCTACCATCGAGATTTGAAACCGAAGAACATATTGGCAAATGCAAATTGTAAGCTTAAAATTTGCGATTTTGGGCTAGCAAGAGTTGCTTTCAATGATACGCCTACGACAATATTTTGGACAGTACGtaattttgtgattttatgtattttatcaGTGCTAGAGTGATTTTCAGAGCATGTGACAATGTTTCCAACATTATGTTTTAAATATAGCACTAAtacattttcataatttttgggGACAACTGCAGGATTATGTTGCAACTAGATGGTATAGAGCTCCAGAGCTCTGTGGATCCTTTTTCTCTAAGGTAGACCTTCTCAAAGATTCTCTTGTACAATTTTATTCCATTACAGTTTAAGTAGGCACGAGTTTACAAGTCTGTTGATCTGGGTTTAGTAACTCAGCCCAGCTTCCATACTGTCATTTGGCTAAGGTAGTGCATCCAAATGCAACACATAACAGCTGCATTCTTACGATCATTACTTTGAACTTAGGGGAATTGTGGCATGCCTGTTGTTTGTGTAATCACTTTCTAATAAGATCCTAGTTCATGAGCAAGTActctatttttttcttcctattaaTTTGTGAAAGCATGTGAATGCAGTATACCCCTGCGATTGATGTATGGAGTATAGGCTGCATCTTTGCTGAGGTATTGACAGGGAAGCCACTTTTTCCTGGAAAGAATGTTGTTCACCAGCTGGATTTGATGACTGATCTTCTTGGGACACCATCACTAGATACCATATCCCGGGTAACCCGTCTTTTTCTGATACAATGCTatctttttctctttaatttacGCTTGTGCCTAAGCTTGATAAGTACTTCTTTTAAATGCAGGTTCGAAATGAAAAGGCAAGGAGATACTTAACCAGTATGAGGAAAAAACAACCTGTGTGCTTCGCACAAAAATTTCCAAATGCTGATCCTTTAGCACTACGACTTCTGGAAAGATTGCTTGCCTTTGATCCCAAGGACCGTCCAACTGCCCAAGAGGTTTGTCATAACATACTAGACTATCTGCTTTCTTTGTATTTCTTTTCACACGTGCCAGTGCATATATCCAGCCATTTTCTAGAATTAGAAAACATGTGAAAAATCTAGCTAGTGCATATACCCAGCCAATTTATAGTGAATGTGCTGAACTCcgcattttatttttcaccaGGCACTCGCTGATCCTTATTTTAAGGGACTGTCAAGAGTTGAGAGGGAACCATCGTGCCAGCCAATTACGAAGatggagtttgaatttgaaaGGCGAAGGGTCACAAAGGAAGACATACGAGAGTTAATTTTCCGGGAGATATTGGAGTACCATCCTCAATTGCTAAAAGACTACATAAATGGAACTGAGAGAACTAATTTTCTCTATCCAAGGTTCGAGCAGCCatattttcttttagtattcACATTTTGTTGTATAAATTGGTTAAGGTTCTTTATGTTCTTTGCCCTAATGTTTGTCTGTATTTGTACGCAGTGCTGTGGATCAATTTAGAAAGCAGTTTGCACACCTTGAGGAGAATGGGGGTAAAAGTGGTCCAGTTATACCGCTTGAACGAAAGCACGTGTCACTTCCgaggtaaaatataatttacttTTGTTTAGTTTTTCACATATTCACAAGCTGCTCTCAAAATGATGTGTGCCAACTGTTGATGCATCGTCATCACCTTGATAGGACAAGGTGGGATCTATCGTTAGGCAAGTTAGTCGTTTTCTAAGCGCTAAATGGAATGTCCTGTTACTTGCCCGGCCTCTAATATCAAACAATCCCTTTGGAGGACATCTCCTTGTTAGTTATTGCCAGTGATCACCAAGTAGTCGAGCCTATTGTTCTATCCCTTTTATAGTGCTAGGATATCTTCATCTTATGACTTCCATTCCTGGCAAAGCTGCGCGTATGATTTTTATCCAATTGTCTATGGTTATGATAATTTCGAATGTGTTAAATACAGATCCACAATTGTACATTCAAATACGGTCCCTCCTAAAGAGCAACAAAATTATGCATTTTTGAAAGATCAGAAAAATGCTGAGGACGCTTACAGGAATTCAAGGGATTCGGAAGCAGTTCATGTAAATATatcaagaaccatgcaaacACCACAAAGAATTTCTTTGGGTACTCTCGATAACCTTTTAGAATTTGCAGCAATTCCATTCGTTTCTTATTTTTCCACGTAGTTTTAACTGGCTTTTGGGTACTTATCCAGCCAAACCAGGAAGAGTTGTTGGACCTGTTGCACAATGCGATAATGGGAGCATGATGAAAGATGCCTATGACCGGAGGACACTAGTTAGAGGTTCGGTACTTCCCCCTCAGGCTGTCCCTCCTGCTTATTGTTACCGCAAGCCCAGTGCTGGAAATCAAGAAAGATCTGCAGTGGAAGGTGAGAGGGACTTGTCCTCTCAAGCCAAGCAAGCTGCACATTGTGGCATGGCAGCGAAAGTGGCACCAGATGTAGCTATCAGCATAGACTCCAACCCATTTTTTATGACTCGGGTGGGAGTCCCTAAAGTGGAACATCATGATCGAATTGCTATTGACACCCACTACCTGCAGACAAAGGCTCCATATGGTGGGATTGACCCTGCTGCTACCACTGCAGCAGCCCACCGTAAGGTTGGAACTGTTCAGTTTGGCATGTCAAGGATGTATTAGGGAAGTATAATCACGAGACTTGGGTCATGGAAGTGGTGCCTAATGGATTAAGGAGTTCCAGAGTTCATTCGTGGCAGGGAGGCTCCATCGTCAAAGGGATCGAAAAGCACGCCAAGGGAAGGTTGTGAGGAAAGCGGCCAAGCGAGGCGGTGCTTTCCTTAAGAGAGCCAGCTTTCTCTGGTGATGTTTAGATACGAGTACGTTTATCTTTCGTCGAAGAAACTATATGTCAGCAAAGGTTATACAATAAAATTCAGAAATGATACTCTCTTTGCTTTTGACGTGATTGTGGGAGTTGATATGACCAGAAAAAAGCATAACTTGCATGCCAAGCATGGTGTGCTTTGGTTGCAACAATTGCACATGGAAATTTCTTACGGTGGTTTTATATGCCAATTTGGCCAGCATTCCACAAGTCACGATGTATGCAGATGACTGCAGAGAGACTTACATGCGAGTGAAACGCTAACGTAGTGGTACCCTATGCCGTCGTCAGTGGCGGTATCTCAAGCCTATCATGAGATACCTTAACGAGTTACATGTAAGTTCCTCTCCACATAGTGGGAGCCTCTACGGAGTGCGGAGTACTGCTTTGCCGGTTTGATACTCGCAGCTCACTCTCAATGTCGTCTAGTACCAAACAGGACTAGTCCTAATCGGGCGTTTGAGGGACTTAATAAGTGTTTTGACACATTAAATTTATGACAacaaaatgtaaaagaaaattaagataATAAGTACGAGTCAACCACCTAATTTTGGATGCAAAAGATTTGGTCTCATGACTTGGAACATAATACCGAAGTTCAAACGCGATTCAGTGTCAACGTTCCATCTTGCTCTGGTTGGCCAGTTAAACACTCAAAGCCCAGTATTAATGCCGTCTAGGCCGGCCCACCAAAGGAGAGTTTGGGCCATAACCATTAGGCCTATTACTTGacagcttcttctttctcccGACTTTTGCGGTGTTGCATGTGCAGGTGCAGGTGCAGCTGCGCCATATGGATTATGGCCCCCTTTGCTCGAATGTTTTGTCCCCATGAGCACCATCACATGGACCCAGCCTACCCtcgtcttcttccttccttccctccctccctcccccacATCCACATGCATTCTCCTCCACTTCCGGATTAATCGCTGATGGTGACTTTATGTGTAATTCCTGTTGAATATGGTTGTAACCCTTGAACATGTGTAACTCTTGTTCCACGGTTGCACCTTCTTGTACATTCATCGCATCCATCACTTCAGTGACTCGTCTTTTCATTTCTAAACTAATGAATCTGGTCGTTATTTCTAAATTCATCTCTCTCGACGAATGAGTGTATCTTCCCATACAAAAGCTCTATCAAATAGATTGTTATTTCTTCATATATCATTAATTGTTGCACAATCAAGAACGAGAAAAACTTACCTATAACCGTTTCTTAAAAACAATTTCCGCacttatatataataaaaactaGTTTGGACAAATTTTTCTCCTGAGTAACGATTGAGTTCGTACTTCGCTTATAGACCTCACCCAACCTGGTCCTGCACAAGTTTGTACTTGACTCGAGTACGGATcgcaaaaaagaaaacaatactGATAGTATTTATGATGcaataagtaaataaaattaaaaacaaaatccgATTTGATTTTGATTGTGATTTGCGATCCGAGATAtgttattaaattatttattttttgggtcgAATAATAAAGTATAGTATGATCACAAGAGGATGTGGTGTGTGAATGTGACAGCAACAAAAGAGGATGTAGGATTTGGGTGGCTCTGATCACACGTAGCCCATATGCCCAACAACACCGAATCTCTCTCTACCAATCCCAATGAACCAACTACCCGCTGTTTCCTCCTTGGAAACACCACCACTCCTTCGCCATAAACACCTCATTCACTCACTCCTCACCATCTTCAACCCAAGAAAAGGTCAGTTATGGATAACGGTAATGCTGGaaagaataaaattttaaattaatttttataaattaatgGTTGtgaatgattgaattattaaagTATTTTTAATTCAGATGTTAAACGATAAATGTAAGATGTTAATTTGATAGTTGATGTTGTAGtgtcatattcttcttcttccaaccCATCTGTTTTGTTGTTATAAATGATATTAGTATTTGcctacacatttttttttaaaagtgagAAGGATAGAGGGAGAGATAACGTGGGGTGAGtaagaggtttttgtttttgtttttggttttttttaaataatattaaaggtattttaacattatctttatgtgaggtttcaataaaaaaacagtaaaatttggacatttgaaattacattattaccattattttttttgtgtgataaaaAATTAAGTAATATTTTCACTATCTTTTGATTGATAAAGATAATTTCATTACTataattttcagaaaaaaaagataaattaaaatgatttttcatgatttataattttttcGGAGAGGTTCTGTGTTCGGGTGGGGCGGCACTGAGGCACATGGGCGGTGTTAGGTTCGAGAAAATCATGTGATCACATGTGCTCTCTCTTTCCCTTTGTTTTCTACCGTGGGACCCTCCACTTTCCCCTATACCCTATGCTACTGTGAGGCCACCCGCACCCGATTCCTTGGAGTTTTTTTTGGACTATCCAAATCCACCCCCCTGGTCGTTTGGGTCTCTTTaccatttgtttttatttatttcttattgtttAATGCCGAATTAGTGGCCACTTAGTACACGtttaaatgtatttttcttcattGGTAAGTCGATTCTcttttaagaaaaatttaaaccatattataaTTTATGACTGACTAAATATAAGAGTTCACCTCTCAATCCCTTAGTGTGGAGAAAAGAGTTAAATTTTGACTCTAGTACCATGAAGTTATACAAGATTATCAACCGCCTAACGTAATTTTCATATCAGCATTacaaaaaattgtacaaaacaTAAAGTAACAAAGAGTTCACAAAGAATTATACTTTTGAGAATCTCATCAGCATTTCATATTTACATAGTATTTGTCTTGATAACTTAATAACCAAGCCAGCGCGCTCGACTAGACTCGTGAAGAGTAAGGGCACTAGACTCCATATCCAGAAACAAGCTAGCTAGGGCTTGGGAAGCCAAAAACTTTGTGGGCCTAAAGCTTCGTTGGCATTGACATTACTAGCAGCTCAACAATAATTTAAcggcaattcctccttcacttTACAAAGTCATAAGTTACacacacctctctctctctctctctctctctctctctctctctctctgactctCCTCTCCACTGTATTTCTTCATCAATGGATGAAGCTCAGACTCAAACCCTAACACAAACCCAGCTACCCAAACCCACATTCAAGAGGAAACACAGAAAAACCCAGCAAAAACCCCGCATGGGTAATGCGGTGCATGAATCTTTACCCAGCATAAACCGGCTGCAGACAGCTGCGGATTCGACTCACAGAAGAAGCAGAAAACAGAGCATGAAGGGTGATATGGTCAACGATGTAAAGATTGCATgtcaagaggaggaggacggtgAGAAGGAGGAGGTGGAGAGGAAGATTGAGGCGTTGCAGAGGATTGTTCCCGGCGGTGAGTCGCGCGGGGTGGACGAGCTTTTTGAAGAGACTGCTGGGTACATAATGGCGTTGCAGGGTCAGCTCAAAGCCATGAAAGCACTTGCCAGCTTGGTTGAAGGTTTGGAGAAGGAGAGGAGGAAGTTTGGAGGTTGAATTGATTAATTagttcttaattaattaaattatgggATCTCTTGCTGATTGGGAGTTTGAAAAGTTCTTAATCAGGTTCCATGACAGATGAATGAAAtcctttttttctataaattttcGATTTTATTTGTTGGGTTACTTGGCTagctttttttttcctactttttccacctttctttcttctttataatggtaattttttaatatttttgtaatGAACAAATGGATAGGAAAAGATCAAGGTTCTCTAGTactaaagata
Protein-coding sequences here:
- the LOC103432163 gene encoding mitogen-activated protein kinase 20, with product MQQDHSKKNQTEMDFFSDYGDANRYKIQEVIGKGSYGVVCSAIDTHTGEKVAIKKIHDIFEHISDAARILREIKLLRLLRHPDIVEIKHIMLPPSRRDFKDIYVVFELMESDLHQVIKANDDLTREHYQFFLYQLLRALKYIHTANVYHRDLKPKNILANANCKLKICDFGLARVAFNDTPTTIFWTDYVATRWYRAPELCGSFFSKYTPAIDVWSIGCIFAEVLTGKPLFPGKNVVHQLDLMTDLLGTPSLDTISRVRNEKARRYLTSMRKKQPVCFAQKFPNADPLALRLLERLLAFDPKDRPTAQEALADPYFKGLSRVEREPSCQPITKMEFEFERRRVTKEDIRELIFREILEYHPQLLKDYINGTERTNFLYPSAVDQFRKQFAHLEENGGKSGPVIPLERKHVSLPRSTIVHSNTVPPKEQQNYAFLKDQKNAEDAYRNSRDSEAVHVNISRTMQTPQRISLAKPGRVVGPVAQCDNGSMMKDAYDRRTLVRGSVLPPQAVPPAYCYRKPSAGNQERSAVEGERDLSSQAKQAAHCGMAAKVAPDVAISIDSNPFFMTRVGVPKVEHHDRIAIDTHYLQTKAPYGGIDPAATTAAAHRKVGTVQFGMSRMY
- the LOC103417226 gene encoding transcription factor PAR2-like; the protein is MDEAQTQTLTQTQLPKPTFKRKHRKTQQKPRMGNAVHESLPSINRLQTAADSTHRRSRKQSMKGDMVNDVKIACQEEEDGEKEEVERKIEALQRIVPGGESRGVDELFEETAGYIMALQGQLKAMKALASLVEGLEKERRKFGG